Genomic segment of Planctomycetota bacterium:
ATGCGGTACAAGATTCGCGCGCTGGAACTCGATCCGTCGAACGAACTCGACGTGCTGCGCGTGGCCGAGGACATCATCAAGGATGGTGAAGTCTCGACGGCCCTGCGGCTGTGCGAGCAAGCGCGCGAAGCTCAGGACGACAAGAAGACGTTCGTCTATCTGGCGCTGACGTACCAGGTGGGGCAATACCGCGTGCTGGCGGGGCGCACCAAGCCGGCGGCCGAAGCGCTGGGCGAAGTGCTCGACGCCTTGAGCCATCCCGATCAGTTCAAGCTCGGCTCGGCCGAGCGCAAGGCATTGGAAGGGAAGCGTGGCGAGAGCTACGAGCTGATCGGCGCGGTGATGTTGCTGGCCGAGCGCCCCGACGAGGCGCTGCTGGCGTTTGAGGCGGCGCAAAAGATCAAGCCGCGGCCCGATCGACTGCTGTTGCGCCAGGCGCAAGTGCTGGCCGCCAAGCGGCAGCCGGCCGAGGCGTTGGAGAAGCTGGACGAGTATTTCGCGACCAAAGACACCAGCGAGCAAACGGCGCCGTACGAGTTGCTGGCCGAGGTGCTCAAGGATCTGAAACGCGACAACGAGTTGATCGAGCGGCTGGAAAAGCTGCGCACCACGTTGCCCAGCCACGCGCCGCTCGACCTGTACCTGGCCCGCAAGTATCTGCTGGCCGATCAGTTGGACCAGGCGGAGAAGCTGTTGGCCAAGCTGCAAAAGACGGCCCCCACGTCCGAAGGTTACCGCCGGCTGCTCGAAGTCTATCGTCGCGCCGGCAAGTTCGAGCCGCTGTTGATGACGTTGGTGCAGGTCAGGGAAAAGACCAACAGCCTCGACGCCGTCGAAGACGAAGTGAAGAAGCTGGCCGACAATCAGGCCGCGCTCGACGAGTTGATCCGGTTGGCCAAGCAAGAGCCCGACGACGCTGGCCGCGACACGTCGTACACTCGGTTGTTGGTGGTGGCGCATTTGGCTTTGGAGGCCAAGCGGTATCAATTGGGGAGCGAGTTGTACGAGTTGGCGATCAAGAATCGCCCGCGTCAGCGCGACGCCTGGGTCGAAGCGTGCCTGGGGCTATTGCGCCTGGAGCAATACGACGCGGCCATCGACTTGCTGCGGCGCGGCATCGAGGAAAAGGTGCTGGCCACCGACAATCCCGACTTTCATTTGTTCCTGTCGATCGCCCTGGAAATGTCGGGGCAGACGGACGAGGCGTTGAAGGCGGCGAAGCAGGCGGCCGAAATTGGCGAGCATGTCCCGCGCGTGGAAAGCCGCGTGGCCTGGGTGTTGTATCACGCCAAGCGTTACGACGCGGCGGCCGAGGCCTATCGCCAGTTGGTCGCGCGGTTCGAGAACAACTACACGTCCGAAGGCATCCGCCGCGCGGTGCGCGAGGCGCGATTGGCGTTGTCGAACGTCTATGTCTCGCTGCACAAGCTGCGCGAGGCCGAGGACTGCCTGGAAGAAGTGCTGGATGAGTATCCCGAAGACATCGCGGCCATGAACGACCTGGGCTACTTGCTGGCCGATCAGGGCAAGCAGTTGGACCGCGCGGTCGAGATGGCGCAAAAGGCCGTGGCCGCCGAGCCCGAGAACTATGCTTATCGCGATAGCCTAGGCTGGGCCTATTTCAAGCTAGGACGATTCGACGAGGCGCTGGCCGAGATCAAAATCGCGGCCAACGAGAAAGAGCCCGACGGCGTGGTGCTTGACCACTTGGGGGATGTCTATCTGGCGCTCAAGCAGCCCGCCGAAGCCGAGCAGGCCTGGAAGCGAGCGGTCGAATTGCTTAAGAAACAAGCGGATCAGGAGCGCGTGCGTCGCGTCACGGAAAAGCTGAGCCGGTTGCCCAAGTAAGCTTGGCACGGCCTTTGATGATTCATCATTTCACCCCGGACGACGGTTGGTTTCATGGCTGGTCATTCCCATTGGGCGAACATCTCTCGCAAGAAGTCGCTGATCGATCACAAGCGTGGCAAGCTGTGGAGCAAGCTGGCCAAGGCCATCATCATCGCCGCCAAGAGCGGCGGCGGCGACCCTGACGCCAACCTGAAACTGCGCTATGCGATCGACGCCGCCAAGGCGGTGAGCATGCCCAAGGACAACATCGAACGGGCCATTCGCGCCGGCACCGGCGAAACCAAGGCCGGCCAGTTGGAAGAGATGCTGTACGAAGGCTACGGCGCTGGCGGCGTGGCGGTGTTGTGCGAGATTCTGACCGACAATCGCAATCGAACCGCGCCGGAAATCCGCAAGGTGTTCGAACTGAACGACGGCAAACTCGGCGAGTCGGGCTGCGTGTCGTGGATGTTCGATCGCAAGGGGCTGATCGTCATCGCGGCCGACAAGATCGACGAAGAAGCGCTGATGGAACTGGTGCTCGAAGCCGGCGCCGACGACGTGACCCACGTGGGCGAGACGTTCGAGGTGACCTGCGATCCGTCGAACTACCAGGCGGTGCTCGAAGCCCTGGCCCAGAAGGAACTCAAACCCGAGTCGAGCGACATCACCCGGATCCCCAAGAACACGGTCGACCTTGACGCCGACACCGCTCGCAAGATTCTCAAGCTGCTGGAGGTGCTCGACGATCACGAAGATGTCCAGCGCGTGGCCGCGAACTTCAACATCCCCGACGCGGCCATGGCCGAAATCGGCGGCTGAGTTTCTTTGCCACGGAGGAAGAGGGGGAAGTGATGAATGATGAGTGCTGATTGATGAATAGAGGATTGAAGCGAGCACGCCTATGGCCCTGCGACTGGGCATCCTTCAATGAGTCGTCCTTGACATAGTGCTTTGGGAGTGCTCTCCGCCATTCATCACTCCGCATTCATCGCTTCTGCCTCTCTGCATTCCTCCGTGCAAACCTCCGTGTCTCAGCGCCTCCGTGGCTAGTCTTCTGCCGGCGCACGACATGCTGGCATTCTGTGCCGGCTTTGCGTCTCTTGCCGGCCGTAGCGAATATTCTCTTAATGCGGTCGGCCCAGCTTGCCGATGCTGATCCATAGACCCAGCAGCATGCCGGGGACTCCCAGGTCGTTTGATTTGCTGTCACCCGCGACAGCTAGTCGACCTGGTCGAGCACGGCATGCCGAACGAACCTGAAGGGGGATCGCATGTTGCGCCGGACGCTCTGCGCTGTTTGCTGCGCTGCCGCTTTGTCGAGCGCGCTGGTCGGTTCGACCGCCCAGGCCCAGCAGGCCTATGGCCGCGCCTGGGGCCGCAGCTATAGCACCCAGGATTGGGAGCGCTTCTACCACTACCCGTACGTCTATTATCCCCAGAACTACTACGGCGCGGACTACTACAAGAGCTCGAACGACATGTACTACCGCTATCCGCAAGAGATGCGGATTCCGGTCTACAACAAGGCCTGGCAAAACGAGTACCCGCAAAGCCGCCGGTATCACCAGGGACATCACTTCATTCTCGACGTGTTCTAAACGTCGAGAATAGGTGCCAAACGCTTGGCTGCGTCGCGCGATGACAGCGACGCTCAACCGCCGCCGCGGCCGAACTCGTAGAGCACTTCGGTCGCCTGGTGCAACTCGTCGATCGCCAGCCACTCGTCGCAAGTGTGGGCCTGGGCCACCGAGCCGGGGCCATAGACGATCGACGGCACGCCCGTGGCCGCGAACTTCGAGGCGTCGGTCCCGTAGGCCACGCCGACAATTTCTCCCTGCTTGGTCAGCCGCCGCGCCACAGCCGACAACCGCTCGGCCACGGCCCCGTTCTCGGTGTCGTTGAGCGGCACCCCTTGCAGGAACATCGTGTCGTGCTGTACCGGGAAGTTGACCGCGCCGTGTCGCGAGACATAGTCGATCACTTCCAGGTAGGCCGCCTGTGGCGTCTCGCCAGGGATCACGCGGCGATCGATCTCGATCGTACAGCGGTCGGCCACGGTGTTCACGCTGATGCCGCCGTTGATCAGCCCGACGCTCAACGTCGGCCGGCCACAGCGCGGATGGACCGGCACCTTGGGCAGTTCATGTTCGGCGTATTCCTCGAGCGCCAACAGCAGCCGGGCCATCTTGTAAATCGCGTTGTCGCCGAGTTGCGGGTTGGAACTATGCGCCGCGCGGCCTAGGGTGTGGGCGCGCCAGCGAGCGGTTCCTTTGTGGGCGACGACCACTTGTAGTTCCGTCGGCTCGGCCACCACCGAACAGTCGGGCCGCCGTGGAATCAGCGCCCCGGGCTTCGGCTCGGCCCATTGCTTGGCGAGCGCCGTGGCACCGGTGTAGCCGTGCTCTTCGTTCACCGTGCAGGCCATCAGAATGGTCGGCAAGTTCTTGGGCCGCTCCTCGGCCAGCCGGGCGAAGGCCACCAGCATGGCCGCCATGCCACCCTTGATGTCGCACGAACCACGGCCATAGATCCGCCCATCGCGAACCGTTGGCGTCCAGGGCTCGATGGTCATGCCATCGACGGGGACTGTGTCTTGATGCGCCTCCCAGACGACCAGCGGCCCGCCGCGCTCGCACGAGACCGCGCCGTCGAGCCGCGCGACGATGTTCTCGCGCCCCGGGTCGACGAGCTGACGCTCGTAGGGAATCCGCAGTCGCTTGAACAGTTGCTCCAGGTAATCGGTTACCCGATGTTCGTAGTAAATGTCTCCTTCGACCTGCCGTCCCATCGGATTGACGCTGGGAATGCTGATCAACTCGGCGAGCAACTTGACGACATCGAGCGACATGAGCGACGGCGACTCCTAACGGAATGTTAATGGCGGGGCAGGGGCGGGCAGGTCGGGTGCCGAGCATTGTAACCGAGCGGTGCGTGTCTGTCTCACCGCCGTGAAGTAGCTGGTGGTTCGCGCCAATATGTGTTGAGGGCCTGGGTTTGTAAGTCCCCGGTTGGAATCGCTCGCGGTGTAAATCGGGGACTTACGCCCTCGACTCTCTCGGTAAGGCGCTGAAATGCCAGCCAGGCGGCATGCCCCAGGAGCCGCTAGCTCGGGGCTACTTGACCATGCCCGGGGGGACCGATACGATCTTCGTTCATCCTAGGAAGTCCAGGGTTTACTGCCGGCGGCGGGTTTGTGAAAGCCTTCACAAACCAGTTTCCCAGCCTTCGACGGCGCGCACGGCGGCGGCCCTAATCGCTTTGCGGACTTAGCTTTTCAACACGCAAGCCAAGTGTGACGGAATGCAGCCGGCTGTTCCCATCTTCTTATTTGTGTTGGCGGCCACGGGCTTGTGCCTGGCCCTGCTGACCGTGGCCTGGGTCGTGGGACCAGCGACCAAGCGCACGCCGGACAAAGAGATGCCGTATGAAAGCGGCATGAATCCGATCCATGACACGCGCCGCCGCTTTGATGTGCGGTTCCATCTGGTGGCGATCGCGTTTCTGTTGTTCGACGTCGAATTGTTGTTCCTCTATCCCTGGGCCGTGGCCAGCCGTAATCCGGCCGGCATTGACCATGCGATCGCCGAACCACAGAAATGGGTCGACAGCCGCGGGCTCGTGTTTGGCGAAGTCAGCGTGTTTGTCATCTTGCTGGCGTTGGGGCTGGTCTATGTCTGGCGCAAGGGAGTGTTCAAATGGCGATAGAACTTCCCGAAAACGTCGTCGTCAGCAAGCTTGACGAGTTGGCCAGTTGGTGCCGCAAGAACAGTTTGTGGCCCATGCCGTTCGCGACGGCTTGCTGTGGCATTGAGCTGATGGCCACCGGCGCCAGCCGGCACGACCTGGCCCGCTTTGGCGCGGAAGTCTTTCGCTTCAGCCCACGGCAGTGCGATTTGATGATCGTCGCTGGTCGCGTGGTGATGAAGATGCTGCCGGTGCTGCAGCGCATATGGTCCCAGATGAACGAGCCCAAGTGGTGCATCTCGATGGGGGCGTGCGCCTCGACCGGTGGCGTGTTCGACACCTACTCGGTGGTGCAGGGGATCGATCGCTTCATTCCGGTCGATATGTACGTGCCCGGCTGCCCGCCGCGCCCCGAGCAATTGATCCAGGCGATTATCGACCTGCAAGACCGTATTCAGCGCGAGGGGACGATCACCGGCGCGGAGTTCGCCACGCCGCAGCGTCAATCGCGCAAGCGAGCGCTGATCGAGCTGCCCATTGTGGGCCAGCCGTTGCCGGGCGGCCCGGGCTATCCGGCGGCGGGACTCTCGGGGCTGAGGCATTAATTCAAACCTTCGGCCACGCGCCGCCACGTCAATCGTCCCTGGAACAGCAAGGAACGCAGGCCCCCGACCATGAACGGAACACTGCCCGAGACCATCCAGTCGCTGCGCAGCGCTTATCCCGATCTGGCGGTGAGCGAGTTTCGTGGCCAGACGCGCGTGGTCGTGCCGCGCGATTCGCTGGTCGACGTGATGACCATTCTGCGCGACGAGCGCGGGTTCGATCTGCTGGTCGACGTGACCTGTGTCGACTATCTGAACTATCGCAACGCCACCGACCGGTTCGGCCTGGTCTACTTGCTGGCTTCGACGACGAACAACGAGCGGATCACCGTCCGCGTGTTCGTCAACGAGCCCGACCTGGTGGTGCCGTCGATGGTGCCGATGTGGCCGGGGGCCAATTGGCTGGAGCGCGAGGTGTGGGACATGTTCGGCATCACGTTCGCGGGTCATCCGGACCATCGCCGCATTCTGATGCCCGACGAGTTCACGGCCTTTCCGCTGCGCAAGGACTACCCGCTGCAAGGGCGGGGCGAGCGTCACAACTTTACCGTGTTGACCCGAGAGCAGGCGTAACCGCATGCCGCTGAGTGCTGCCGACATCCAGACGCGCGACCTGGCGCATGATGAATCGCAGGATTACCTGTGGACGCTGAACTTTGGCCCGCAGCATCCGGCCACGCACACCACCTTGCGCATCGTGTTGAAGCTCGATGGCGAGCGGGTGGTCGACGCCATGCCCGACATCGGTTACTTGCACTCGGGCTTCGAGAAGATCGGCGAGCATCTCGACTATAACCAGTACGTCACGGTCACCGACCGGATGAATTACATCTCGCCGGTGGCGAACAATGTCGCCTGGCACGGGGCGGTCGAGGCGCTGCTGGGCATCGAGCTGACGCCCCGGTGCAAGTACCTGCGGGTCATCGTGGCCGAGTTGGCGCGGATCAGCGATCACTTGCTGAGCAATGGCGCGGTTGGGCTCGACGCCGGCGCGTTCACGTTCTTCTTGTACGCGTTCAATCGCCGCGAAGAGATTTACGACATCATGGAGACGCTGTGCGGCGCCCGCTTCACGCACAGCTATACCCGGGTCGGCGGCGCGATGGGCGACGCCACGCCCAAGTTCCTTGAACAAGTCCGCCAGTTCGTCCGCACGCTCCCCAAGACGCTCGACGACATGGAACGGTTGCTGAATCGCAACCGGATCTTCGTCGACCGGACCAAGGGGGTCGGCGTGATGACCAAGGAACAAATGATCGCCCGCAGCGTGACCGGCCCCTTGGCTCGGGCCAGCGGCGTGACGCGCGATCTGCGCAAGGACGAGCCTTACCTGGCGTACGCCGATTTCGATTTCAAGGTCTGCTGTGCCACGGGCAACGATTGCTTCGCGCGTTATCTGGTTCGCATGGCCGAGATGCGGGAGAGCCTGAAGATCATTCACCAGGCGCTCGAGAATCTGCCCGCCGGCCCGTTGAATGTGCCGATTGCCGAACGAACCGCCATTCCCACCAAGCAGCAGGTCTATACGACCATCGAAGGGACGATCTCGCACTTTGAGTTGGTGATGGCCAACCGCGGGTTCGAGGCCCCGCACGACGAGGTCTACTACGCCAACGAAACCGCCAACGGCGAACTGGGCTTTTATGTCGTGGGTGATGGGAGCGACGTGGCCTACCGGGCGCGGTGCCGGCCGCCGTCCTACATTCACTTTGCCTTGTTCCCTGAAATGATCCGCGGCCACACGCTGAGCGATGTGGTGGCCGTGCTGGGCAGCCTGAACATCATTGCCGCGGAGCTCGATCGATAATGGCTGTGCTGACCTCGGAAATGATCGACGCCATCAAGGCCTACATCCCGCGCTATCCCAACAAGCGCGCGGTGGTGCTGCCGGCGCTGCACATCGTGAACGAGCATCTGCGCTGGGTGCCGTACGAGGCCGTCGTTGAAGTGGCCGAACTGCTTGAGCTGCCTCCCCCCGAGGTGCAGGACACGCTCAGCTTTTACGGCTTCTTCAAGCAAGACAAGCCGCACGGCGAGACGCGGGCCTGGGTGTGCCGCTCGGTCAGTTGCGCTCTGCGCGGCGGTGAAGAGATTCTTGACCACTTGTGCCACCAGGCTGGCGTGAAGCCGGGCGAGACGACGGCCGACGGCAAGTTGACGGTCGAGTTCGGCGAGTGCCTGGGCGCGTGCGAGTTCGCCCCCTGCATGCTGGCCGGCAAGGACCTGCACAAGGATCTGACCAACGAAAAGATCGACGAGTTTGTGAAGTCGCTCGGTTGAGTGTGAGAGCAATGATTCGCGAGGGAACCTCGAAACCAATGAAAGCGCGAACTCCCATGAGACGGCGGGTAGGCGGGCGCACTGCTTCCCAGCGGCGATTGTTCGAGCAGCTCGGCGAATCGGTGCCGCGCGCTAACGCCGCGGGCGAGTCCGGTCGTTATCTGTTGCTTAACGTCGATGCGTTCGAGTGGTTGGAGTCGGCGCCGCCGAATTCGATCGAGGCGGTGATTACGGACCCCCCTTACGGTTTGATCGAATACACCGAAGAACAATTGCGAAAGCGGAAGGCGGGGCGAGGCGGAGTGTGGCGCATTCCGCCGTCGTTCGATGGCTGCCAACGCTCGCCGCTGCCTCGGTTTACCGTGTTGGGGGCGGACGATCATGAACGGCTGCGGGCGTTTTTCGCTCGGCTGGCCCAGGGCTTGATGCGCGTTATGGTGCCGGGAGCGCACTTGTTCATTGCCACCAATCCCTTGGTTTCCTACCTGGTTTACGAGCCGTTGATTCGCGCGGGCTTCGAGAAGCGTGGTGAAATCATTCGGCTCGTGCAAACCTTGCGGGGCGGTGATCGACCAAAGAACGCGGAAAAAGAATTTGCCGACGTGTCGGTCATGCCACGCTCGTGCTGGGAACCGTGGGGTTTGTTTCGCAAGCCCTGCGAAGGCCGCGTGCAAGATAATTTGCGGAAATGGAAGACGGGTGGTTTGCGCCGCATTTCGGATGACGAGCCGTTCCGCGACGTGATCGAATCCTCGGTGGCGCGAAATGGCGAGCGTGAGATTGCTCCGCACCCGTCGCTGAAGCCGCAGCATTTCCTCAGGCAACTGTGCCGCGCGGCTTTGCCGCTGGGGAAAGGAACGATTCTTGATCCATTCTGTGGGTCGGGATCAACGATTGCAGCGGCGTTGGCATGCAGGCGCAAATGCATTGGAATCGAAATCAACCGCCAATTCTTCAAGATAGCTCAATGCGGAATTGGAAGGCTGGCGGACCTTTGTGTCAGACGGGAGTTAGCTTGAAGTGCCATATCCGAGTGCGGACGAGTTCGCTCGGCTGCTTCAATCCGTTAATCACAGGAAGTTGCTCGACGAGTATGTATTTGAAGGTCTCCCATTTGCGTTCCGCAACTCGTCGGCTGACTATGACGCGCTAGTGAATCATCTGGTGAACGAACTAGGTGTTACAAACAAGGACATCACAATTGTTGGGAGCGGCAAGATTGGGTTCAGTCTCGCCCCTGACGATGACTATGGCATCGCATTCGATCGGAATCGGTCTGACCTAGACGTGCTGGTGGTTTCGGCGGAGCTTTTCGACAAAATTTGGCTGGAGATGCTGCGAGTGCCGCGCTCGCAACATGCGCTCCTAAGGCAACTTGACAAGACACGAATTGAAAAGCATCGCACCAATGAAATCTATTGGGGACGAATGTGGCCAGAGGATCTGCTTTCAGTTTCAGCGGCGGCTCGCAAGTGGGTTGCGGCATTTCGGGGAATCAGTCGCATACCATCGCTGGCGTACTACAGAGTAAATGGGCGACTATACAGATCCTGGGAACATGCACAGGTGTACCATCTCGACGGTTTGCGAGAGTTGGCAGCGAAGCTTAGGTCTTGATCGGCAGTTTTCATTTTAGGCGAGTCAGTGAAATACCACCCAACTATACAGACGATTTCGTGGTTCAAAGCGCGGGCTGACGATGGCAGTCTGACGATCAAGCCCCCATATCAAAGACGTCCGGTGTGGAAGGCACGCCAGAAGTGCCATTTGATTGAAACAGTATTGCTTGATTTGCCAATCCCCGAAATCTACGTGCATGTGAAGATAACGGACGAGGGCAAGTCAGAATATGCAGTCGTTGATGGGCAGCAGCGGATACGGGCGATCTTGCAATTCATAGGTGCTGAGCGCGATGAAGGTGAGGCCCAACATAATGCTTTTGCATTGACCCATCTTGACCCGAACGCAGAGTTCTACAATTGGACCTTTGATGAACTGAATACGGATCAACGGCGTCGCTTTTTTGCGTACAAACTCGCCGTTCGCGAAATCGATGATGCCGACGACGATGAGGTGCGGCGCATCTTTGCACGACTTAACAAATACCTGACCAAGTTGAGCCCGCAAGAACTTCGCAACGCTACGTATTCTGGTCCCTTCGTGAAGCTTGCGAATGACCTGACAGACGATGAGTACTGGTCAGAGAACAGGATTGTGTCTCCGGAGACAATTCGCAGAATGGGGGACATTGAGTTCATTAGTGAGCTATTGATCGGCGTTCTCGATGGCCCGCAGAGTGGCAAGGCTGAGATCATTGACGAGTATTATCAGCGGTTTGAAGACTTTACCGAGGAGTTTGAAGGCCAGGCTGAATTGAAACGCCGGTTCAGCAGAACTCTGGACCTCGTTCAGCGAGTACTCCCAGAAATTCGCGACACTCGCTGGAGAAACAAGACTGACTTCTATTCATTATTTGTGGCTTTTGCGCACAAGCTTCGGAGTGAAGTCGTACAGGAAAGCATGGTGGAATCCCTGGGTGATAAACTGATGGCATTTGCCGCTCAGGTGGATAAAGCCATTGAATCAAGCGCTGCAAAGGTTCCGCAATATGTTCTCGAGTATGCGCAAGCACATGTTAAGGGCAGCAGCGAGAAATCAAGACGCGCGGCCCGTCATGAGTCGTTGCTTACAGTGGTTGATTCATTCTTCGCTGCCAAGAAGCCGCCGCGAGCGATCAAAAAGACGACGTAGCTCCTGGTCGTATTATTAATAAGAATTACGCCCGATGCAGAATTTCAAGTTCGAACCAGTCCTGATGGCCAACATGAACAAGCCCGACAGCCATCGGCTCGAGGTCTATCGCGCCGGCGGCGGTTACGCGGGGCTGAAGCGCGTCTTGGCCGAAGGCGACCCGGCCAAGGTGATCGAAACGGTCAAGTCGAGCGGATTGCGCGGCCGCGGCGGCGCTGGCTTCCCCACGGGCCTGAAGTGGACGTTCTTGCCCAAGAACCATCCCGGCCCGATCTACATGTGCATCAACGCCGACGAGAGCGAACCGGGCACGTTCAACAACCGCTACCTGATGGAACTCGACCCGCACCAGGTGATCGAGGGGATCATTCTCAGCTCGTTCGCCACGCGGGCCACGACGGCGTACGTCTATCTGCGCTATGAGTACCCGCTGTCGATGGAGCGGATGCAAGGCGCGCTCGACGAGTGCTACGCCGCCGGCATCCTGGGCAAGAACATCTTCGGCAGCAGCTTCTCGCTCGACATTTTCATGCACCGTGGCGCCGCGGCTTATATCTGTGGCGAAGAGACCGGGTTGATCGAGAGCCTGGAAGGCAAGCGGGCCTGGCCGCGCATCAAGCCGCCGTTCCCCGCGGTCGAAGGGGTGTTCCGCAAGCCGACGGTCGTCAACAACATCGAGACCGTGGCCTGTGTCAAGCAGATTATCGACCGGGGCGTCGACTGGTTCAAAAGCATGGGCGTGCCGGCCGATCCGAA
This window contains:
- the nuoF gene encoding NADH-quinone oxidoreductase subunit NuoF, producing the protein MQNFKFEPVLMANMNKPDSHRLEVYRAGGGYAGLKRVLAEGDPAKVIETVKSSGLRGRGGAGFPTGLKWTFLPKNHPGPIYMCINADESEPGTFNNRYLMELDPHQVIEGIILSSFATRATTAYVYLRYEYPLSMERMQGALDECYAAGILGKNIFGSSFSLDIFMHRGAAAYICGEETGLIESLEGKRAWPRIKPPFPAVEGVFRKPTVVNNIETVACVKQIIDRGVDWFKSMGVPADPNNPRDPGSYGPKLYCLSGHVNKPGCYEAPLGLTLRQLIDEFGGGVWKGRKAKAAIPGGISMGLFTEAEFDTPLDFAGPGKVGCLGLGTAAVVVIDDQTSMVDFLHNSCRFFQHESCGQCTPCREGTAWALRMMNRIRAGKGRLKDLDLLLEIGDTIGIIPGTTICGLADGAAWPMKNAIRKFRPEFEEYIKRTNPTGYMVTDAVRAIDEPVGAH